The sequence below is a genomic window from Aspergillus nidulans FGSC A4 chromosome V.
CGCAGCGAAAAGAGATGCCTCCATAATACCCACCACAGGAGTAGTGAGTTCTTCTCTCAACGCCTTGATAAGCGGGTGCTCGCTGTAGCAGGCGACGAGGAAGGCATCGTACTGCCTTGCAATTGGGATAATGGCGCGAACGGCGGCGGCCGTGGAGAGCACTGCGTCCAGCGAACCCTCGATCGCAGTGGGCGCAGGCTGCGGCGATGTGAAGCCGTCAACTTGGATATCGGAGGGTAATGTTGGCGCAACCATCTCAAGACAATTAAACGTCATGGACCACGTGGCGTTGGGGTTTACCAATAGGATGCGGTATTTCTTGTCTGGTCCAGTATCTCCCCTGATGATATCGGGTGATATCGTCGAGTTCGTCTCAACAGGAGGGGCACGAGCCTCTTCCTCGATGCCACCAACCGCAGACGTATCGGCAAGCAGAGGCGGTTCAACTACCCCCGTCTGCTCCACCAGGATCTTATAATGTTCCACGCGTCTATGCCTTGCAAAATCGAACGTCCGCTTCTTGCCAGCGTTACAAAGCTCTAAATCACAATCTGCAACAAtcacctcatcctcaaccgTCTTCGTCTCTGCAATGGCCCGCCCCTCTGGGTCTACAATCATGCTGCCTCCGATGAGGGGGTACTTCCCGTCGTCGTTGCCACAGCGTGCCGAACTGACAGAGAAGGTGGCATTCGTGTAGCTATGTGCCTGCATAACGAGTTTGTGGTGAAAGAGTGAGAGCGCTTCCGCCTCTTCTCGGGACATATCTCCGCTCTGTCCCCAGAATTGCGGCGCAAAGCCGTTAGTATTATATCCACACAGCACGATCTCAACGCCTTGCAGTCCGTACGCACGCCAGGACTCGGCCCAGCGGCGATCATTGCAAATCATGAGCCCCAAGATTGGGTCTCCTTTCGCCGTTCCTTCTGTGCCAGCGCTAGAATCAGACTTGAGGACTTGTTCGACAAGCCCCGGCACCCGAAACGCCTTGAACCCCAGATTCCCAGGAAGAAAGTACCTCTTCTCTAGCTGGTTCACGGCTGTCGGATCAGGAAGCGGTTCGAAGTCCCCAGGCAGATGGATTTTGCGGTACCGCGATAAGATGTCGCCGGTGGCAGCATGATAGTACACGCAGCTGTTATAGTGCTCGCCTGATTCAGTCGCTTCTGCGAAGCCGACGCAGATATCGACGCCTAATTCATGCGCAGCATCAAAGAGGGCTTTTGTGTTGGGTGCTGTGCGGATGTCGCCGTGCTCGAACCAGCTCTCCAACTCGGTTTCGTCGGTGATCAGGTACCGCGGGAAGAACGTGGTGAAAGCAATCTcagggaagaggacgacCTGCGCGCCTTGCGATGCGGCTTCTCTGAGCAGTGCGATCATTCGAGCCAATGTATCGGTTCGGTCGTCCCATTTGTTGGTTGTGCCCATTTGGGCTGCGGCGAGGCGGACCGTTCGGGTCATCTTGACGTCTGATCGAATCTGAAGTGTGCAGAGAATGCAATATTGCCGTTGTTATTACTGTCGATAAGTTTTAATACGTCTTAAATGTAAGAACCGGAAAAAAACCCGGCTATCGGCCAGATAGGCCACAAAAGCTACCTTATCACCGGCCGTTGGAGTAGAATAACCCCGTGGAGATGAAACGGAGACATGGCTTGGAGAAAGAGATAGGCATGCGAGACAACCTCCAATCACCCTGAGTATTTAGATAACATTATAGGCTCGGACTCATGTCAGCCGTTCAGCAAATCTAACTTGAAGGCTCAACTCGCTCCCAAAATGGCTGAtatcgagctcatcatcacaAACGCTACCATAGTACAACCCCTCTCCCTGCCGGTACATTCCAACTTCTAAAAACCACCTCAGGCAACAGCTTCAGACATCCTCCCAAATACAGATATTGCCATATCAGGGGGGAAAATCTACCTCCTCGGACAAAACCTCTCATCCCTCTTTCCTACCGCACCAACCCTCTCCGCAGACGGTGCCTATGTCCTCCCCGGCGGCGTCGACAGCCACGTTCACCTGCAGCAAGACAACAGTCCGACGGGGGATACTTGGGAGACGGGCACCCGATCTGCAATTGCAGGAGGCACAACCACAGTCCTCGCATTCGCGTCTCAAAAACGCACTGATGGGTCTCTCTTCCCTGTAGTGGAAGAGTACCACCGCCGAGCAAGTGGCAATGCCTTTTGCGACTACGGGTTTCATCTTATCCTGAGCAATCCGACAGAGAAGATCCTGGCTGAGGAACTCCCAGTCTTGGTCAAGGAAGAGGGGATCAGTAGTGTCAAGCTGTACATGACCTACCAACCCATGCGTCTGCGGGACTCTGAGTTACTAGATGTCATGGGCACAACCCGCTCTCTCGgcatgacgacgatgatccACGCCGAAAATGCTGACATGATCGACTGGATGACAAAACGACTCGAAAGCCAGGGTCGAACTGAACCGTACGCACACGCATTGGCCCGTCCAAATATCGCCGAAGATGAAGCGACATACCGCGCCCTTTCACTTGCTGAACTCGCCGACGTGCCGATTCTCATCGTCCACATGAGCTCATCCGTAGCGGCGAAACATGTCCGGCGCGCGCAGACAAAGCTTCTCCCCGTTCATGCAGAGACGTGTCCGCACTACTTATTCTTCACAAGCGAGAAGCTAAAGGGGGAGGACTTCCGTGGGGCGATGTGTGTCTGTTCGCCAGCGTTACGTGAGAGTCCGATGGATCTCAAGGCGATGTGGGATGGGCTGGTGAATGGCACGTTTACGACATTCTCGAGCGATCATGCGCCGTCAAAGTATATCTTCCTACCTAGCCTTCTACATCAACTGCCTACAGTAGCACCGACAAGGTAGAGTATGCGATAGGCTAACCTTGACTAATCGAGCAGATTCGACCACCAGctcggcaagaagaagggcacAAGCTCTTTCACGCAGATCCCCAACGGTCTCCCCGGGCTGGAGACGCGCATGCCCTCGCTATTCTGCGCGGGCGTTCTAACGGGCCGTCTGTCCGTTCAAAAGTTCGTCGAATTGACGGCTTCGAATCCGGCAAAGCTGTACGGACTGTCAGATCGCAAGGGAACCATCGCACCGGGCTACGATGCTGACCTGGTGATTTGGTATCCGACAGCCGAGCAGGCGGAAGCAATGCAAGCGGGCTCTAGTTCTAGAGTGACGATGAAATCATTCCAGCTGAAGAACGAAATGCTCCATCACGATATCGACTACACGCCCTTTGAGGGAATGGAGTTCACCAATTGGCCACGGTACACGATTCTCCGGGGGAAGCTTGTCTGGGATCGAGATGGAGGTGGTGTTATTGGCGGCAAAGGGGACGGAGGGTACTTGAAGCGCGGTATGAGCACGCTGAGCAGGCCGAGGGGGGTCTTTGTCAATGATTTTGATCCGTATCAATAGTCCTATAGTATCAATATTGCCCTAGGCTGAGGCTGAAGTTGAAACTGAAGCTGAAACTGAAGCTGAATCTGATCTGAATGGGGATGATGCATTGAATAGAGTAGATGGTATATGGTATGGTATAAAAATCGATCAACACCCGCAACAAAGACATTCGGCACACTCGATACAGCATTCGCAGGCCTCTTCGCAGAggaaacagcagcagagagtCATCAAACTAATCGGCCGCCTCAATCAGTACACATTTTTCCATAACCTCCATGCGCCCATCTGATGAAAACGGGCACGGGTATGGACCTACCAAGCAGTCAAGCACCCGCGgtccttcttttcttcaggtGGCGGCGCCTGCTGGTATTGCATCTGGGGAGGAGGATACGCTTGCGGTGGAGGAGGGCCATAACCAGGCTGTTGGGGAGGGTAGCTGTACAGTAACCGGTCAGTTCATTCCACATTAATCCTCTCGCCATTGGCAGTGTGGAGACATACTAAGCCCCGGGGGGAGGTTGTTGCGGGTATGACATTGTGAGTATGTTGTGATGGGAAAAGTCTGGGGAAGAGAGAAGTCCAGGAGAGCAAGACAGGCAAGGGAGGTCCGATGTTTTATTTGAAGGTGCCAGGCAGAAGGATAATGAAAATCCTCAGCCCTGCGAATCCATTATCCGATGAATGCGCGAGCGATCCACCTGCTCTGTCCCACTCTGGATTCGATAGTTTGTAATGGGGCATGTTTTTTTTCTTCAATTCTTTCTGCAGCATTGTCTAAAAAGTACCTAAGCTATGAAGATTACTGAATACGTTGCCAGCACTATCCGTCCTTCTTCGTTGTACTCTAAAAAACGAACCTGATATCAAGAAGAGGCTTGCCCTAGCTCTTCTTGACCGATATCTGCGGAGTATAAAAAACTACAGTGAAGGGTGAAGGCCAAGAGATAGTCAGCCCCTTAAGGCAAGCTCCACCCTAGCGTTTTGAACAACATTACTGGCTGAGAATGGTGCTGCCTAGCCGCGGCACAAAGTCAGGAGAACTGGCCCCACAATGTCCACGCCGACATTCTTGATTGGGCGCCTGGCTGAATCCAAGACCTTCTTAATGACCGCCTTTCTCTGAATGTCGAGTTGTGCATGGTTATGCCCGCGGTCGATGTCCGCGACTGTGGATACCCGTTAGGTATGGAGTAGGCATAGTATGAACTGACTGACTTCATCAGATAGACATACCAAATAGATGCTCCTGAAGGTCTCCTCTAGACAGCCAGGCTTCGGTCAAGAATGTGGATCTGAATCTTTGTAAATCGAGTGTTGTTTTCTGCTTTATGATCCACATTTACAAGATCACTACCTCTATCCCCCGTTTGTTACTCTTTCTGGAGTCTTCCAGATCCTTATAGACCATAGCCGATCAATAGCCTTGAGGTCTTCGCAAATACCCATTCGATTTGCACATATTTGAGTCAATGGCTTCTGTTGGGCAACCCTACCCAAGATATATATGCTGGTCAACCTAAGTCGCAACCTGTTTAGTTTGCCTATTCACTTGCCAAAAATGTCCAGTTTACGAAACTTAACATTGCTGTCTAGATCACAGGATCAATCATGACGATAAGCTATTTACATGTCTACCTAGTGTCGAATTGAATGTACTGAAACTGAAGTACTTCAGGGTCCAACCCCGCAGCGGACAGAAAGCTTGGCTTCCTCGGCTGGGCCTGTCAGCAACCCTACCTATACCTAGCCTGGACGTCGATCACTGAGAGTGGCTGTACTGTGGAAACCGTCCTCAACTTGAGGTACCAGAGCTGAAATGGGCAGCTGGAACGGGCAAGTTCAAGGTGACAGGTCTGGAGAGAACCAGTAAGCGTTCTTGCCGTACCGAGCTGGGGCCGCGGGCCCAGCTCTTGTTATGGGCTTCACATGAGAGTAGCATTAACACATCGCTGGATTACTATCTAACCTGG
It includes:
- a CDS encoding uncharacterized protein (transcript_id=CADANIAT00002892), with the translated sequence MTRTVRLAAAQMGTTNKWDDRTDTLARMIALLREAASQGAQVVLFPEIAFTTFFPRYLITDETELESWFEHGDIRTAPNTKALFDAAHELGVDICVGFAEATESGEHYNSCVYYHAATGDILSRYRKIHLPGDFEPLPDPTAVNQLEKRYFLPGNLGFKAFRVPGLVEQVLKSDSSAGTEGTAKGDPILGLMICNDRRWAESWRAYGLQGVEIVLCGYNTNGFAPQFWGQSGDMSREEAEALSLFHHKLVMQAHSYTNATFSVSSARCGNDDGKYPLIGGSMIVDPEGRAIAETKTVEDEVIVADCDLELCNAGKKRTFDFARHRRVEHYKILVEQTGVVEPPLLADTSAVGGIEEEARAPPVETNSTISPDIIRGDTGPDKKYRILLVNPNATWSMTFNCLEMVAPTLPSDIQVDGFTSPQPAPTAIEGSLDAVLSTAAAVRAIIPIARQYDAFLVACYSEHPLIKALREELTTPVVGIMEASLFAARTLGGRFGIVVTSSRSGVLHTDSIRRYGYEGFSIGVESCGLGVLGLERKGEQEVLDAMCGAARKLVERGADVITLGCAGMTKLKEAVEEAVGPEIQVVDGVVAGVHHLIGLLRMGGRTAKRGVYASSRLTREMRGQDYL
- a CDS encoding hydantoinase/dihydropyrimidinase family protein (transcript_id=CADANIAT00002893); the encoded protein is MADIELIITNATIVQPLSLPATASDILPNTDIAISGGKIYLLGQNLSSLFPTAPTLSADGAYVLPGGVDSHVHLQQDNSPTGDTWETGTRSAIAGGTTTVLAFASQKRTDGSLFPVVEEYHRRASGNAFCDYGFHLILSNPTEKILAEELPVLVKEEGISSVKLYMTYQPMRLRDSELLDVMGTTRSLGMTTMIHAENADMIDWMTKRLESQGRTEPYAHALARPNIAEDEATYRALSLAELADVPILIVHMSSSVAAKHVRRAQTKLLPVHAETCPHYLFFTSEKLKGEDFRGAMCVCSPALRESPMDLKAMWDGLVNGTFTTFSSDHAPSKYIFLPSLLHQLPTVAPTRFDHQLGKKKGTSSFTQIPNGLPGLETRMPSLFCAGVLTGRLSVQKFVELTASNPAKLYGLSDRKGTIAPGYDADLVIWYPTAEQAEAMQAGSSSRVTMKSFQLKNEMLHHDIDYTPFEGMEFTNWPRYTILRGKLVWDRDGGGVIGGKGDGGYLKRGMSTLSRPRGVFVNDFDPYQ
- a CDS encoding uncharacterized protein (transcript_id=CADANIAT00002894) yields the protein MSYPQQPPPGAYYPPQQPGYGPPPPQAYPPPQMQYQQAPPPEEKKDRGCLTACLMTLCCCFLCEEACECCIECAECLCCGC